AACCAGAAAAATCAAGCTTTTCTGATCCGTCTGCGGCTTTGAGCTTCCTAGAATCAGTATGAACACCTTCAGAAACATTTTGGTTCTCTTGTGtagatgaattgaaaatgttGTTCGTATTTGAGAAGATGAAGCTCGATGAATCTTGATCACTGATTTGACTGATCGAACTAGGTTGGTTATAAGAAAGCGTAGATTTCGCATCTTTCCGTTTCTTCGCCCATGAAAAGCTGTTGGATCCAGTGATTACCGGTGGCGGAGCGGTGACAATATCGCCTTGTGACATCGTTGTCAATTGAGATGTCTCCGATCTTGTATCGAACGCCGGTTGATTCAGATGAACAATTCCATCCTTGGGTTTCGGATTATTTGCAGTAATTCCCTGGTTTTTGCCACCGAATCGAGCATTATCCCGTAGGTCCTGCATATACAAAATGGATGAGCATTAGGTGTTTGTGCTAATGCCTGACTGAACCAACGTCCGTGTTGAGAATTGCAGAGACCTCCTTCGTTATTGTTTTATTGAGATTGTTAGCTTCCTGCAATGTTTTACGTGGTCTTCTTGTTTTTCTTGTCACTCCTGGATCTCTAACTCCTCCTAACTTCTTCCTGAAATTTTGATGAACAATAAAAAACTGATACACAATGAAACAAAATCATGCATTAGAACTTTATTCACCTTCGCAAATCATCTCGCTGTTTGGCATCGATTTCTTTATTAGGCGAATACTTGGGCAAGCTTGAAGGGTCGGAAGGGAAGGGTTTCGTATGGAAATACTGAAAGATAGAGAAGTTAGAAACAGGTGATAGAACATTTCAAGAAACCGAAAGTGGAATCCATTAACGGAGGTTTACCTCGGACATGAGAGATGAAGATGCAGTTCCACGCTTATGGGGTTCAACAGAAAGAAGGATTTCCAACAAGTCCAATGCAGTTGAAGGGATGTCTTTACACCTTTGTTGGAGACAACTTTCGTAAGGATGTTGGGGTTTAAACATGGTCGAATGAGGAAGCTTCATTTTTTTCCAGTACTCATCTGGTGGTGAACCACAtagtttgaagattttatgCAGTTGTTCAACctgcaaaacaataaaaaaaaggtacGTTACTCGGACTTATGCATGAGTGAAATTCATATCCGAGTCCTAAACACGAACGCTAGAGAAAAATTCACCTCAGTTCTGCCTTTAAGAATAGGTTTCCCCATAAGAACTTCAGCAAAAACACAACCAACACTCCATAAATCCACCGAGACTTCATAACTTGTAGATCCCATCAAAAGCTCGGGTGGGCGATACCAGAGAGTGACGACTCGGCTAGTTAACTGGTTTTTGTTCTTTGAAGTTAAGATGTTTGCTAATCCGAAATCCCCTAACTTCAAAATTCCTTGATTGTTCACCAATATGTTGGATGCTTTGATGTCTCTATGCATTACACCTCGCAAATGGCAATGCTCTAACCCCATTAATAGCTGCTTCATATAGCATTTCACCTACACAATAATGGGAAATCTAAACTGAACTTCTTAAACATTCGAGCAATCAAACTCAATGTTAATGGATCCTATTTGAGTCATTCGTTATTCGTATAGAGGTTATGTTACAGCTACAAGTTGCAGAAACATACCTGAGCCTCAGTGAAGTTGATATCAGGACAAGATGATAAACCAGCAAGATCATGTTCCATGTACTCAAATACAAGGTATATAGTACTTGAAAACCTTGATGTGATCACCCCTTCTAATTTCATGACATTAGGATGGTTCAGCCTACGTAGGATCGTTATTTCTCGAGCCATAAACCGAATGCTTTCGGGTTGAAAGTTGTCGAACCGCACCTTCTTCAAAGCAACCAACCTTCCGGTTTCGACTTCGCGTGCTTTGAACACGTTACTGTACGTGCCTTGTCCGATCTGCATGAACATTAAAAGGGAAATGAAGTGTTTGTACTCTCAAGCTAAGCAAATGGCGAACTTGAAAGAGAAACCGAACCCGGAATTTAGTTTAGTGGGTTCATGCAATAATATTTTGGATAACTCTATCATAATTTGACAGccattttgaatatattgaaatttgagaaatattaaAAACCTTGTCGAGTTTCTCAAAAGCATCAGCCTGCAAAGGAACCCAACCGTGAACGGCTTCACCAGCGGCAGAGCTAAGCCAAGCAGGCCAACCGGCGGCGACTTGTTCAGCCTCCACAAACCTTTGAGAAAAGCCAAGTTTGAAGCTAAAAGAACCGCTCTTTCTCCCTGAACCATCCCTTTTAGATTTCCTCAAATCTCTGCTTTTCTTTGGGttaataattttaccattttcacccaATTTCTCATCATCTTTATCAACCTCTAACCTCTCAGGTTGATGTTtcgatgatgaagatgataatGTAAAACCATGGCCGTTTTTACGAACCACTGGAACAGGGGAATCTGTCACCGGTCTACCGCCGCCATGTTTGGAGGTAATACAACCCATTTGTTCAgctcgaaaaaaaaaaaaccaagattGACCCAGATCAAGAAAAACAGGTCTGGGTCAAAAATGGTAAATCATTCCCACATTAGAACAAAAGTTGAACCATTTTAACCTGGGGAAAAATGAaggagaaataaaacaaaacagagTTACCAAGAAGAAAAACAGaggggagaaaagaaaaagaa
The window above is part of the Gossypium raimondii isolate GPD5lz chromosome 9, ASM2569854v1, whole genome shotgun sequence genome. Proteins encoded here:
- the LOC105798150 gene encoding cyclin-dependent kinase C-2 C — protein: MGCITSKHGGGRPVTDSPVPVVRKNGHGFTLSSSSSKHQPERLEVDKDDEKLGENGKIINPKKSRDLRKSKRDGSGRKSGSFSFKLGFSQRFVEAEQVAAGWPAWLSSAAGEAVHGWVPLQADAFEKLDKIGQGTYSNVFKAREVETGRLVALKKVRFDNFQPESIRFMAREITILRRLNHPNVMKLEGVITSRFSSTIYLVFEYMEHDLAGLSSCPDINFTEAQVKCYMKQLLMGLEHCHLRGVMHRDIKASNILVNNQGILKLGDFGLANILTSKNKNQLTSRVVTLWYRPPELLMGSTSYEVSVDLWSVGCVFAEVLMGKPILKGRTEVEQLHKIFKLCGSPPDEYWKKMKLPHSTMFKPQHPYESCLQQRCKDIPSTALDLLEILLSVEPHKRGTASSSLMSEYFHTKPFPSDPSSLPKYSPNKEIDAKQRDDLRRKKLGGVRDPGVTRKTRRPRKTLQEANNLNKTITKEDLRDNARFGGKNQGITANNPKPKDGIVHLNQPAFDTRSETSQLTTMSQGDIVTAPPPVITGSNSFSWAKKRKDAKSTLSYNQPSSISQISDQDSSSFIFSNTNNIFNSSTQENQNVSEGVHTDSRKLKAADGSEKLDFSGLIDQQAQNKFEKSDFFDAIDGFRHEEMMTKHNNKLKVGCSGPLVFESDQVDELLQRNENHIRLAARRTRFDKEK